In one Inquilinus sp. Marseille-Q2685 genomic region, the following are encoded:
- a CDS encoding calcium-binding protein, whose translation MATVTYSWVHILEFTLNGQTAGDQSDVAITATADGGYLGAWSVGSDFVRGRYVDAGGTPGEEYDLNTTLTGLQFDASMALLGNGHNVVTFTDSSSGTDTVRVRILGDGAPFLDFAVTASDKPLRESDITALGSDGFAVAYTRDFGGGDTDIWVQRYEADGTKIGGAIAVDGSVARATDHASITGLAGGGFVVAWEQSATAGGNHSVWFQLYDALGLPVTVAGDPPNGHHVIDDTGSINQDIQVAALHDGGFVVAYVDNGLGGPTGTEITTRVYNADGTGRSGYIRVNDDTAGNQDHPTITVLSNGYFVVGWRDNGIFYYQAYDPSGATIGANEGNSNGIYEGEILGLAGGLVASVQQSGYTDGDGNSIQSSVDALIRTTLGTTADDTLTGDSLRDVMQGYGGDDTLNGDAGNDTLSGGNDDDILRGGAGADALDGGTGTDTVSYYSGSVGVTVSLAAGTTTGGDAEGDTLTGIENLSGSQGNDDLTGNSGANTLQGWSGDDALRGSAGADVLDGGAGIDAAVYLASVAGVTVDLAAGIASGGDAAGDTLIGIENVQGGKGNNTLIGNSGANTLWGWIGDDLLRGGGGADHLVGSAGVDIASYYDGSTGVTFDLAAGTGSAGDAAGDTLAGIENISGSQGDDTLLGSVDANWLRGWNGDDVLRGGAGADTLDGGAGIDTASYYDGSAGVSVNLTTGAGSGGDASADILSGIENVSGSQGNDILVGSAGVNALRGWNGDDVLNGVAGQDTLTGGLGADRFVLSGPAHSPVGAGADRITDFSHAQADRIDLHLIDANTDAGGNQAFSFIGTAAYGGVAGQLRYAVSGGVTTIAGDVDGNGTSDFQIKLTGSIALVAADFVL comes from the coding sequence ATGGCCACGGTCACCTATTCATGGGTCCACATTCTCGAATTCACCTTGAACGGCCAGACGGCCGGCGATCAGTCGGATGTCGCCATCACCGCGACCGCCGACGGGGGCTATCTCGGGGCCTGGAGCGTCGGCAGCGACTTTGTCCGGGGCCGATACGTCGATGCCGGCGGCACGCCGGGCGAAGAGTACGACCTCAACACTACGCTGACCGGCCTTCAGTTCGACGCCAGCATGGCACTACTGGGCAACGGCCACAACGTGGTGACCTTCACCGACAGCAGTTCGGGCACCGATACGGTCCGGGTCCGCATCCTCGGCGATGGCGCCCCGTTCCTGGATTTCGCAGTGACCGCCAGCGACAAGCCCCTGCGAGAATCCGACATCACGGCGCTGGGGTCCGATGGCTTCGCGGTGGCCTACACGCGCGACTTCGGTGGCGGCGACACCGATATCTGGGTTCAGCGATACGAAGCGGACGGAACCAAGATCGGGGGCGCGATCGCCGTCGACGGCAGCGTCGCCCGGGCCACCGACCATGCTTCAATCACCGGCCTCGCTGGCGGCGGCTTCGTCGTGGCCTGGGAGCAATCCGCGACCGCCGGCGGCAACCATTCCGTCTGGTTCCAGCTCTATGACGCACTGGGCCTTCCCGTAACCGTCGCGGGCGACCCGCCCAACGGCCACCACGTGATCGACGACACCGGCTCGATCAACCAGGACATCCAGGTCGCGGCCCTGCACGATGGCGGCTTCGTCGTCGCCTATGTCGACAACGGTTTGGGCGGCCCCACCGGCACCGAGATCACGACGCGCGTCTACAATGCCGACGGAACGGGACGCAGCGGCTATATCCGGGTCAACGACGACACCGCGGGCAATCAGGACCACCCGACGATCACCGTCCTGTCCAACGGCTATTTCGTGGTCGGCTGGCGAGACAACGGCATTTTCTACTATCAGGCCTACGACCCGAGTGGCGCCACCATCGGTGCCAATGAGGGGAACAGCAATGGCATCTATGAAGGCGAGATCCTGGGGCTGGCCGGTGGCTTGGTGGCCAGCGTGCAGCAGAGCGGTTACACCGATGGCGATGGCAATTCGATCCAAAGCTCGGTCGACGCGCTGATCCGCACCACCCTCGGAACCACGGCTGATGACACCCTGACCGGTGACTCTCTGCGCGACGTCATGCAAGGCTATGGCGGCGACGACACGCTCAATGGCGATGCCGGCAACGACACGCTCTCCGGCGGCAATGACGACGACATCCTTCGCGGCGGCGCCGGGGCCGACGCGCTTGACGGCGGCACTGGCACCGACACTGTCAGCTACTACAGCGGTTCGGTCGGGGTCACGGTCAGCCTCGCTGCTGGCACCACCACCGGTGGTGACGCCGAGGGCGACACGCTGACCGGGATCGAAAATCTCTCCGGCAGCCAGGGCAACGACGATCTCACCGGCAATTCCGGTGCCAACACGTTGCAGGGATGGAGCGGTGACGACGCGCTCCGCGGCAGCGCCGGGGCCGATGTGCTCGACGGCGGCGCCGGCATCGACGCTGCCGTCTACCTCGCCAGCGTGGCCGGGGTCACGGTCGACCTTGCCGCCGGCATCGCCAGCGGCGGCGATGCCGCGGGTGACACGCTGATCGGCATCGAGAATGTCCAAGGCGGAAAGGGCAACAACACCTTGATCGGGAACAGCGGTGCCAACACGCTGTGGGGTTGGATCGGCGACGACCTGCTCCGCGGCGGCGGCGGGGCCGATCATCTCGTGGGCAGCGCCGGCGTCGACATCGCCAGCTACTACGACGGCTCGACCGGGGTAACGTTCGACCTCGCCGCCGGCACCGGCAGCGCCGGCGACGCTGCGGGCGACACGCTGGCCGGGATCGAGAACATCTCCGGCAGCCAGGGCGACGACACCCTCCTGGGCAGCGTCGATGCCAACTGGCTGCGGGGCTGGAACGGCGACGACGTGCTGCGCGGCGGCGCCGGGGCCGACACGCTCGACGGCGGCGCCGGCATCGACACCGCCAGCTACTACGACGGTTCGGCCGGGGTCTCGGTCAATCTCACCACCGGCGCCGGCAGCGGCGGCGATGCCTCGGCCGACATCCTGTCCGGGATCGAGAACGTCTCCGGCAGCCAGGGCAACGACATCCTGGTGGGAAGCGCCGGCGTCAATGCGCTGCGGGGCTGGAACGGCGACGACGTGCTCAACGGCGTTGCCGGGCAGGACACGCTGACCGGCGGCCTCGGCGCCGACCGCTTCGTCCTGAGCGGCCCGGCGCACAGCCCGGTCGGGGCCGGGGCGGACCGGATCACCGACTTCAGCCATGCCCAGGCGGACAGGATCGACCTGCACCTGATCGATGCCAACACCGATGCCGGCGGCAACCAGGCCTTCAGCTTCATCGGCACCGCCGCCTATGGCGGCGTCGCCGGCCAGCTGCGCTATGCCGTCTCCGGCGGCGTCACCACGATCGCCGGCGACGTCGATGGCAACGGCACGTCCGACTTCCAGATCAAGCTCACCGGCAGCATCGCCCTGGTGGCCGCCGACTTCGTGCTCTGA
- a CDS encoding M20/M25/M40 family metallo-hydrolase, translating to MTDLAARAEHWALTLTRIPSVTGTPDEVAFAETLCGLLRASPAFRGRPDDVWTIPTGDRLGRASVAALLRGRGRRTVVLTGHFDTVTTADYGDLEPLATEPERLKDALLARLRRDASTEAEQLALADLSGPDFLPGRGLLDMKGGLAAGLAVLEAAAVEPEREGNLLFLAVPDEEVNSAGARSAARALPGLAGRLGLSLDAAINLDCLGDTGDGRFGRSVALGSVGKLLPSALVIGRATHVADTIRGVSAAALAGAIAAAVEWAPELTESLGNASGTPATLLGMKDGKAGYDVTTPGTVWMFWNTALYRRGPEDVLAPLARLIGDAAAGVAAQLRQRGGADVPDVPVLRFAELKREVLARSPQAGAALAAVAAEAAQAGLDLPEQCRRITEALWRLSGRSGPAVVLGLASMPYLPVSLGGDEGGQRLERATREAAARVAARHGTTIGLEPWFPGISDMSFLGTGDEGSVAAIAAETPAWGAGLPWPDGPALAQIPIVDAGP from the coding sequence ATGACCGACCTCGCCGCCCGCGCCGAGCACTGGGCGCTGACCCTCACCCGCATCCCCAGCGTCACCGGCACGCCGGACGAGGTCGCCTTCGCCGAAACGCTGTGCGGCCTGCTGCGCGCCAGCCCGGCCTTCCGCGGCCGGCCCGACGACGTCTGGACCATCCCGACGGGCGACCGGCTGGGCCGCGCCAGCGTCGCCGCCCTGCTGCGCGGCCGCGGCCGCCGCACCGTGGTGCTGACCGGCCATTTCGACACGGTGACGACGGCCGATTACGGCGACCTCGAACCGCTGGCGACCGAGCCGGAGCGGCTGAAGGACGCCCTGCTGGCCCGGCTGCGGCGGGACGCGTCCACCGAGGCGGAACAGCTGGCCCTGGCCGACCTGTCCGGGCCGGACTTCCTGCCCGGGCGCGGCCTGCTCGACATGAAAGGCGGCCTCGCCGCCGGTCTCGCGGTGCTGGAGGCGGCCGCCGTGGAGCCGGAGCGCGAGGGCAACCTGCTGTTCCTCGCCGTGCCGGACGAGGAGGTCAACTCCGCCGGCGCCCGCAGCGCCGCCCGCGCCCTGCCCGGCCTGGCCGGGCGGCTGGGGCTGAGCCTCGACGCCGCGATCAACCTCGACTGCCTGGGCGACACCGGCGACGGCCGCTTCGGCCGGTCGGTGGCGCTGGGCAGCGTCGGCAAGCTGCTGCCGAGCGCGCTGGTGATCGGCCGCGCCACCCATGTCGCCGACACCATCCGCGGGGTCAGCGCCGCCGCCCTGGCCGGCGCCATCGCCGCCGCGGTGGAATGGGCGCCCGAGCTGACCGAGAGCCTGGGCAACGCCTCCGGCACGCCGGCGACGCTGCTGGGCATGAAGGACGGCAAGGCCGGCTACGACGTCACCACCCCAGGCACGGTCTGGATGTTCTGGAACACCGCGCTGTACCGGCGCGGGCCGGAGGATGTGCTGGCGCCGCTGGCCCGGCTGATCGGGGACGCCGCCGCCGGCGTCGCGGCGCAGCTGCGGCAGCGAGGCGGGGCCGACGTGCCGGACGTGCCGGTGCTGCGCTTCGCCGAATTGAAGCGCGAGGTGCTGGCGCGTTCGCCCCAGGCCGGGGCGGCGCTGGCTGCGGTGGCGGCCGAGGCGGCGCAGGCCGGCCTCGACCTGCCGGAGCAGTGCCGCCGGATCACCGAGGCGCTGTGGCGGCTGAGCGGCCGCAGCGGCCCGGCGGTGGTGCTGGGCCTGGCCTCGATGCCCTATCTGCCGGTGTCGCTGGGCGGCGACGAGGGCGGCCAGAGGCTGGAGCGGGCGACGCGCGAGGCCGCGGCCAGGGTCGCAGCGCGCCACGGCACCACCATCGGGCTCGAGCCCTGGTTCCCCGGCATCTCCGACATGAGCTTCCTCGGCACGGGCGACGAGGGCTCGGTCGCCGCCATCGCCGCCGAGACCCCGGCCTGGGGCGCCGGCCTGCCCTGGCCCGACGGCCCGGCCTTGGCGCAGATCCCGATCGTCGACGCCGGCCCCTAG
- a CDS encoding Lrp/AsnC ligand binding domain-containing protein encodes MRPIFIMVKCELGHAYDTAEHAVDEIEEVSEIYSISGQFDLMIKCYLPEDVDVGRFVNSRIHALPHIKDTMTLITFNAFAGKS; translated from the coding sequence ATGCGTCCGATCTTCATCATGGTAAAATGCGAGCTGGGCCACGCCTATGACACGGCCGAGCATGCGGTGGACGAGATCGAGGAGGTGTCGGAGATCTATTCGATCTCCGGCCAGTTCGACCTGATGATCAAGTGCTACCTGCCGGAGGACGTCGATGTCGGCCGCTTCGTCAACAGCCGCATCCACGCCTTGCCGCACATCAAGGACACCATGACGCTGATCACCTTCAACGCCTTCGCCGGCAAGAGCTGA
- a CDS encoding cytochrome C oxidase subunit IV family protein, translating into MAHAAHIDEGHGQPQAVAHAEGQQHPIRLYLVVWGWLFVLSAASYMVDYFALQGLLRWSLILIFMMLKAGLIVAVFMHMKWERLALVYAIILPPLALLVFVAIMVAESDYTLLTRMLFLGGE; encoded by the coding sequence ATGGCACACGCCGCGCATATCGACGAAGGGCATGGGCAGCCGCAAGCCGTCGCCCACGCCGAGGGCCAGCAGCACCCGATCAGGCTGTACCTGGTGGTCTGGGGCTGGCTATTCGTGCTCAGCGCCGCCTCCTACATGGTCGACTACTTCGCCCTGCAGGGGCTGCTGCGCTGGAGCCTGATCCTGATCTTCATGATGCTGAAGGCGGGGCTGATCGTCGCCGTGTTCATGCATATGAAGTGGGAGCGGCTGGCCCTGGTCTACGCCATCATCCTGCCGCCCCTGGCGCTGCTGGTCTTCGTCGCCATCATGGTGGCCGAGTCCGACTACACGCTGCTGACCCGGATGCTGTTCCTGGGCGGGGAGTAG
- a CDS encoding cytochrome c family protein, protein MMRSTLIGVLALTALTTTAAWADGDPAAGEKVFTQCKACHQIGETAKNGVGPKLNGLFGRHSGSVEGYNYSDANKNSGITWDETVFREYIKAPRTKIPGTKMAFAGIKDDQKITDLIAFLKQYDADGKKK, encoded by the coding sequence ATGATGCGTTCGACCCTGATCGGTGTCCTCGCCCTGACAGCTCTGACCACCACCGCGGCCTGGGCGGATGGCGACCCGGCGGCCGGCGAGAAGGTGTTCACGCAATGCAAGGCCTGCCACCAGATCGGCGAGACCGCCAAGAACGGCGTCGGGCCGAAGCTGAACGGCCTGTTCGGCCGCCATTCCGGCTCGGTCGAGGGCTACAACTATTCGGACGCGAACAAGAACTCGGGCATAACCTGGGACGAGACAGTGTTCCGCGAATACATCAAGGCCCCGCGCACCAAGATCCCGGGCACGAAGATGGCCTTCGCCGGCATCAAGGACGACCAGAAGATCACCGACCTGATCGCCTTCCTCAAGCAGTACGACGCCGACGGCAAGAAGAAGTGA
- a CDS encoding heme-copper oxidase subunit III family protein: MAETHIAGSLERAKGWRGVSEDWSSDQRAFKSASWGKAMMWIFLLSDTFVFGCFLLSYMTVRMSTAETWPNPSEVFALTIGGESVPLILIAIMTFVLISSSGTMAMAVNYGYRRDRVKTAVLMLVTAAFGATFVGMQAFEWTKLIHEGVRPWGNPWGAPQFGSSFFMITGFHGTHVTIGVIFLLIMARKVLRGDFETGRRGFFTSRRGNYEIVEITGLYWHFVDLVWVFIFALFYLW, encoded by the coding sequence ATGGCCGAAACCCATATCGCCGGATCGCTCGAGCGCGCCAAGGGCTGGCGCGGCGTGTCCGAGGACTGGTCGTCCGACCAGCGCGCCTTCAAGAGCGCGTCCTGGGGCAAGGCGATGATGTGGATCTTCCTGCTCAGCGACACCTTCGTGTTCGGCTGCTTCCTCCTGTCCTACATGACGGTGCGGATGTCGACGGCCGAGACCTGGCCGAACCCGAGCGAGGTGTTCGCGCTGACCATCGGCGGGGAGTCGGTGCCGCTGATCCTGATCGCGATCATGACCTTCGTCCTGATCAGCAGCAGCGGCACCATGGCGATGGCGGTCAATTACGGCTACCGCCGCGACCGGGTGAAGACGGCGGTGCTGATGCTGGTGACCGCGGCCTTCGGCGCCACCTTCGTCGGCATGCAGGCCTTCGAATGGACCAAGCTGATCCATGAAGGGGTGCGGCCCTGGGGCAATCCCTGGGGCGCGCCGCAATTCGGCTCGTCCTTCTTCATGATCACGGGCTTCCACGGCACCCATGTCACCATCGGGGTGATCTTCCTGCTGATCATGGCCCGCAAGGTGCTGCGCGGCGATTTCGAGACCGGCCGGCGCGGCTTCTTCACCAGCCGCCGGGGCAACTACGAGATCGTCGAGATCACCGGCCTGTACTGGCACTTCGTCGATCTGGTCTGGGTGTTCATCTTCGCGCTGTTCTATCTGTGGTGA
- a CDS encoding LacI family DNA-binding transcriptional regulator: MTRRRSFASAQQVADRAGVSRSAVSRTFTPGASVSAETRRRVLEAAEALGYHVNHLARGLTRQSSRIVCIVASDLETPLRSRMVGALTDRLQHSGRVAMLIGTSGRGDADAQSALRQILNYRADATIVLSGTPSEEITRLCIAAGQRVVLINRDDRIDGPDNIAIDSALPGRVAVAAFRRAGCRRLCLVTSAQGTPALLAREASFLAAARAEGIEPAVWRGGRTVYATGRAAAHDLLLRPDRPDAAFCISDLVAFGFLDAARHDLGLRVPEDLCVIGFDNTEQAGWSAYDLTTFDQSVDATGDAVMAALDAEGAAPLRLTIPAPLVWRRTVRGPAPDRAG, from the coding sequence GTGACGCGTCGCCGCAGCTTCGCCAGTGCCCAGCAGGTGGCCGACCGGGCCGGCGTCTCCCGGTCCGCCGTCTCGCGCACCTTCACCCCCGGCGCCAGCGTCTCGGCCGAGACGCGCCGGCGGGTGCTGGAGGCGGCGGAGGCGCTGGGCTACCACGTCAACCACCTGGCCCGCGGCCTGACCCGGCAGTCGAGCCGGATCGTCTGCATCGTCGCGTCCGACCTGGAGACGCCGCTGCGGTCGCGGATGGTCGGCGCCCTGACCGACCGGCTGCAGCACAGCGGCCGCGTCGCCATGCTGATCGGCACCAGCGGCCGCGGCGACGCCGATGCGCAATCGGCGCTGCGGCAGATCCTGAACTACCGCGCCGACGCCACCATCGTGCTGTCCGGCACCCCGTCGGAGGAGATCACCCGGCTGTGCATCGCTGCCGGGCAGCGTGTGGTGCTGATCAACCGCGACGACCGGATCGACGGCCCGGACAACATCGCCATCGACAGCGCCCTGCCCGGCCGGGTGGCGGTGGCCGCCTTCCGCCGCGCCGGCTGCCGCCGGCTTTGCCTGGTGACCTCGGCCCAGGGTACGCCCGCGCTCCTGGCGCGCGAGGCCAGCTTTCTGGCCGCCGCCCGGGCAGAGGGGATCGAGCCGGCGGTCTGGCGCGGCGGCCGCACGGTGTATGCCACCGGAAGGGCGGCGGCGCACGACCTGCTGCTGCGTCCGGACCGGCCGGACGCCGCCTTCTGCATCAGCGACCTGGTCGCGTTCGGCTTCCTCGACGCCGCGCGCCACGACCTGGGCCTGCGCGTGCCCGAGGATCTCTGCGTCATCGGCTTCGACAACACCGAACAGGCCGGCTGGTCGGCCTACGACCTGACCACCTTCGACCAGTCGGTGGACGCCACCGGCGACGCGGTGATGGCCGCCCTGGACGCGGAGGGCGCGGCGCCGCTGCGGCTGACGATCCCGGCACCGCTGGTCTGGCGCCGCACCGTACGCGGCCCGGCGCCGGACCGGGCCGGCTGA
- a CDS encoding M10 family metallopeptidase C-terminal domain-containing protein, with protein sequence MPAAGRRCVGQTESAAFAGADRITDFSHAQGDRIDLSAIDARTAAAGNQAFSFVGAGAYTGVAGQLRYVTVGGVTTIGGDVNGDKVTDFHITLTGAIALAAADFVL encoded by the coding sequence ATCCCGGCGGCCGGAAGACGATGTGTCGGTCAGACCGAGTCGGCGGCCTTTGCCGGGGCCGACCGGATCACCGATTTCAGCCATGCCCAGGGCGACAGAATCGACCTGTCGGCGATCGACGCCAGGACGGCGGCCGCCGGCAACCAAGCCTTCAGCTTCGTCGGCGCCGGCGCCTACACCGGTGTCGCCGGGCAGCTGCGCTATGTCACCGTCGGCGGGGTCACCACCATCGGCGGCGACGTCAACGGCGACAAGGTGACTGACTTCCACATCACCCTGACCGGCGCCATCGCCCTCGCCGCCGCCGACTTCGTCCTCTGA
- a CDS encoding cytochrome c oxidase subunit II, translating to MKTALVLVLVAVGSVVFHLLSPWWWTPIASNWHYIDGTIEITFWITGVVFTAIVLFTAYCVWRFRHREGNVADYKPENKRLEGWLTIATAVGVAAMLAPGLVVWAQFVTVPADATEVEVVGQQWQWSYRLPGQDGKLGAASNRAITAENPLGVHADDPAGQDDVLIQGGELHLPVDKPVKVLLRAVDVLHDFYVPQFRAKMDMIPGSVTYYWFTPTRTGTFEVLCAELCGTGHPYMRGIVIVDAQPDYDAWLAQQATFSQMSALPGPADREVAAAN from the coding sequence ATGAAGACCGCGCTCGTCCTGGTTCTGGTCGCCGTCGGCTCGGTGGTGTTCCACCTGCTGAGCCCCTGGTGGTGGACCCCGATCGCCTCGAACTGGCACTACATCGACGGCACGATCGAGATCACCTTCTGGATCACCGGCGTGGTGTTCACCGCGATCGTGCTGTTCACCGCCTACTGCGTCTGGCGCTTCCGCCACCGCGAGGGCAACGTCGCCGACTACAAGCCGGAGAACAAGCGGCTGGAAGGCTGGCTGACCATCGCCACCGCGGTCGGCGTGGCGGCGATGCTGGCGCCCGGCCTTGTGGTCTGGGCCCAGTTCGTCACCGTCCCGGCTGACGCCACCGAGGTCGAGGTGGTGGGCCAGCAGTGGCAATGGAGCTACCGGCTGCCGGGCCAGGACGGCAAGCTCGGCGCCGCCTCGAACCGGGCAATCACGGCGGAGAACCCGCTCGGCGTCCATGCCGACGACCCGGCCGGCCAGGACGACGTGCTGATCCAGGGCGGCGAGCTGCACCTGCCGGTCGACAAGCCGGTCAAGGTCCTGCTGCGCGCGGTCGACGTGCTGCACGATTTCTACGTGCCGCAGTTCCGGGCGAAGATGGACATGATCCCGGGCTCCGTCACCTATTACTGGTTCACCCCGACCCGCACCGGCACCTTCGAGGTGCTGTGCGCCGAGCTGTGCGGCACCGGCCATCCCTATATGCGCGGCATCGTCATCGTCGACGCCCAGCCCGACTACGACGCCTGGCTGGCGCAGCAGGCGACCTTCTCGCAGATGTCGGCGCTGCCCGGGCCGGCCGACCGCGAGGTGGCCGCCGCGAACTAG
- the ctaD gene encoding cytochrome c oxidase subunit I, whose product MVDVIREPVEPVPPLEVPDVELYHPKSWLTTWVFSQDAKVIAIQYAGTALAIGFVALVLSWMMRLQLAFPDDFAFIDATGYYQFITMHGMIMVIYLLTALFLGGFGNYLIPLMLGARDMVFPYVNMLSYWIYLLAVLVLVASFFAPGGPTGAGWTLYPPQAILSGTPGGREWGILLMLGSLTLFIIGFPMGGLNYVVTVLQARARGMTLMRMPLTVWGIFTATVMALLAFPALFVACVMMLIDRLLGTSFFMPALVEMGEQLKYGGGSPILFQHLFWFFGHPEVYIVALPAFGIVSDLISTHARKNIFGYRMMVWAIVGIGALSFIVWAHHMYVSGMNPYFGFFFATTTLIIAIPTAIKVYNWVLTLWRGDIHLTTPMLFAIAFIVTFVNGGLTGLFLGNVVVDVPLSDTMFVVAHFHMVMGVAPIFVVFGAIYHWYPKITGRMLDDLVGKIHFWVSFVGAYAIFFPMHYIGLIGVPRRYFELGETAFVPASAHDLNIFITAAALTVGAAQLLFLFNLIWSLRHGREAGGNPWRATTLEWQTPTTPPPHGNWGRELPVVYRWAYDYNVPGAPQDYLPQNMPGAAPRHG is encoded by the coding sequence ATGGTGGACGTCATCCGCGAACCCGTCGAACCGGTCCCGCCGCTCGAAGTGCCGGATGTCGAGCTGTACCATCCGAAGAGCTGGCTCACGACCTGGGTGTTCTCGCAGGACGCCAAGGTCATCGCCATCCAGTATGCCGGGACGGCGCTGGCGATCGGCTTCGTCGCCCTGGTCCTGTCCTGGATGATGCGGCTGCAGTTGGCCTTCCCCGACGACTTCGCCTTCATCGACGCCACCGGCTATTACCAGTTCATCACCATGCACGGCATGATCATGGTGATCTACCTGCTGACGGCGCTGTTCCTGGGCGGCTTCGGCAACTACCTGATCCCGCTGATGCTGGGCGCGCGGGACATGGTGTTCCCCTATGTCAACATGCTCAGCTACTGGATCTACCTGCTGGCGGTGCTGGTGCTGGTGGCCAGCTTCTTCGCCCCCGGCGGGCCGACCGGGGCCGGCTGGACCCTGTACCCGCCGCAGGCGATCCTGTCCGGGACGCCGGGCGGGCGCGAATGGGGCATCCTGCTGATGCTCGGCTCGCTGACCCTGTTCATCATCGGCTTCCCCATGGGCGGGCTGAACTACGTCGTCACCGTGCTGCAGGCGCGGGCGCGGGGCATGACGCTGATGCGCATGCCGCTGACGGTGTGGGGCATCTTCACCGCCACGGTCATGGCGCTGCTGGCCTTCCCGGCGCTGTTCGTGGCCTGCGTGATGATGCTGATCGACCGGCTGCTCGGCACCAGCTTCTTCATGCCGGCGCTGGTCGAGATGGGCGAGCAGCTGAAATACGGCGGCGGCAGCCCGATCCTGTTCCAGCACCTGTTCTGGTTCTTCGGCCACCCCGAGGTCTACATCGTCGCGCTGCCGGCCTTCGGCATCGTCTCCGACCTGATCAGCACCCACGCCCGCAAGAACATCTTCGGCTACCGCATGATGGTGTGGGCCATCGTCGGCATCGGCGCCTTGAGCTTCATCGTCTGGGCGCATCACATGTATGTCAGCGGCATGAACCCGTATTTCGGGTTCTTCTTCGCCACCACGACGCTGATCATCGCCATCCCGACGGCGATCAAGGTCTACAACTGGGTGCTGACGCTGTGGCGCGGCGACATCCACCTGACCACGCCGATGCTGTTCGCCATCGCCTTCATCGTTACCTTCGTCAATGGCGGGCTGACCGGGCTGTTCCTCGGCAATGTCGTGGTCGACGTGCCGCTGTCCGACACCATGTTCGTGGTCGCCCATTTCCACATGGTGATGGGGGTGGCGCCGATCTTCGTAGTGTTCGGCGCGATCTACCACTGGTACCCGAAGATCACCGGCCGGATGCTGGACGACCTGGTGGGCAAGATCCACTTCTGGGTCAGCTTCGTCGGCGCCTACGCGATCTTCTTCCCGATGCACTATATCGGGCTGATCGGCGTGCCGCGGCGCTATTTCGAGCTCGGCGAGACCGCCTTCGTCCCGGCCTCGGCCCACGACCTCAACATCTTCATCACCGCCGCGGCGCTGACCGTCGGCGCGGCCCAGCTGCTGTTCCTGTTCAACCTGATCTGGAGCCTGCGGCACGGCCGCGAGGCCGGCGGCAACCCGTGGCGCGCGACGACGCTCGAGTGGCAGACGCCGACCACCCCGCCGCCGCACGGCAACTGGGGGCGCGAGCTGCCGGTGGTCTATCGCTGGGCCTATGACTACAACGTGCCGGGTGCGCCGCAGGACTACCTGCCGCAGAACATGCCCGGCGCCGCACCGCGGCACGGCTGA
- a CDS encoding cytochrome c oxidase subunit 3, with translation MVVVTLFMLALGGLILWWLARQGLMTKPWLEESTVGNVPATGASPRPTALIGLGVFLVVAGALFALLVSAYSMRMALPDWRALPVPLLLWINTAALIAASIALQCAQASARRGDLADTRTGLLAGGAASLVFVVGQLLAWQQLHMLGYFLASNPANSFFYLVTAVHGVHVLGGLVALGRTGARAWRGDEPDRLRLSVQLCTLYWHFLLLVWLILLALLTGWADRFAEICSQLLT, from the coding sequence ATGGTGGTCGTCACCCTGTTCATGCTGGCGCTCGGGGGCCTCATCCTGTGGTGGCTGGCCCGCCAGGGGCTGATGACCAAGCCGTGGCTGGAGGAGAGCACGGTCGGCAACGTGCCGGCGACCGGCGCCTCGCCGCGGCCCACGGCCCTGATCGGGCTCGGCGTGTTCCTGGTCGTCGCCGGCGCGCTCTTCGCCCTCCTGGTCAGCGCCTATTCGATGCGGATGGCGCTGCCGGACTGGCGGGCGCTGCCGGTGCCGCTGCTGCTGTGGATCAACACCGCGGCGCTGATCGCCGCCAGCATCGCCCTGCAATGCGCCCAGGCCTCGGCCCGGCGCGGCGACCTGGCCGACACCCGCACCGGCCTGCTGGCCGGGGGCGCCGCGTCGCTGGTGTTCGTGGTCGGGCAGCTCCTGGCCTGGCAGCAGCTGCACATGCTGGGCTATTTCCTGGCCAGCAACCCGGCCAACTCGTTCTTCTACCTGGTCACCGCGGTACATGGCGTGCACGTGCTGGGCGGCCTGGTGGCCCTGGGCCGCACCGGCGCCCGGGCTTGGCGCGGAGACGAACCCGACAGGCTGCGCCTGAGCGTCCAGCTGTGCACGCTGTACTGGCATTTCCTGCTGCTGGTCTGGCTGATCCTGCTCGCCCTGCTGACCGGCTGGGCGGACCGCTTCGCCGAGATCTGCAGCCAGCTGCTGACCTAG